A stretch of Chitinophaga caeni DNA encodes these proteins:
- a CDS encoding SDR family oxidoreductase yields the protein MPTVLILGATSDMAVAIARKFAQEKYDIQLAARNVQQLDALEKDLGIRYGVKASSFTFDAADTAHHEAFYNQLPVKPDITICVFGYLGDQATAEKDWNESEKIIQTNYTGAVSILNIVANDYAGKKQGTIVGISSVAGDRGRLSNYMYGSAKAGFTAYLSGLNNRMFHEKVHVLTVLPGFVATRMTENLELPAILTAQPQEVANDIYKAVQKKKNVVYVKWFWRYIMLIIRNIPNGIFKKLKL from the coding sequence ATGCCTACAGTACTTATTTTGGGCGCTACTTCAGATATGGCTGTAGCGATCGCGAGGAAATTTGCGCAGGAAAAATACGATATTCAATTAGCTGCCCGCAACGTGCAGCAACTGGATGCGCTCGAAAAAGATCTCGGGATCCGTTACGGTGTAAAAGCGAGCTCCTTTACATTTGACGCTGCCGACACGGCGCACCATGAAGCTTTTTACAACCAATTACCGGTTAAGCCCGATATCACGATCTGCGTATTCGGTTACCTTGGCGATCAAGCCACGGCTGAAAAAGATTGGAATGAATCAGAAAAAATTATTCAAACTAACTATACCGGCGCCGTATCCATTTTAAATATTGTTGCTAACGATTATGCCGGTAAAAAGCAAGGAACAATTGTTGGAATTAGTTCGGTTGCCGGCGATCGCGGCCGTTTAAGCAACTATATGTACGGAAGCGCCAAAGCAGGATTTACAGCGTACCTTTCCGGTTTAAACAACCGGATGTTCCATGAAAAGGTGCACGTGTTAACCGTATTACCCGGTTTCGTTGCCACGAGGATGACGGAAAACCTGGAACTCCCGGCTATCCTCACCGCGCAACCTCAAGAAGTAGCTAACGATATTTACAAGGCCGTACAGAAAAAGAAAAACGTGGTTTACGTGAAATGGTTCTGGCGCTATATAATGCTTATCATCCGGAATATCCCCAACGGAATTTTCAAAAAATTAAAACTGTGA
- a CDS encoding HAD-IB family hydrolase: MSQNPGIAFFDFDGTITTKDTLFEIARFQVGNNSFYKGIIKLLPTLVATKMKWIPAVQGKEQFLQQFFKGMPLLHFNLSCQEFTKNVLPNFIRAKAISAITRHLSEGDRVIVVTASAENWVRPWCDSLGIECIGTRLQSENGKLTGLIEGINCNGQEKVNRIQQYVNLSDYSAIHAYGDTAGDHPMLQLAGNAVFKPFRD; encoded by the coding sequence GTGAGTCAAAACCCCGGTATTGCATTCTTTGATTTTGATGGTACTATCACCACCAAGGATACACTATTTGAAATAGCCCGTTTCCAAGTAGGGAATAATAGTTTTTATAAAGGAATAATAAAGCTGCTGCCCACTTTAGTTGCCACGAAGATGAAATGGATCCCTGCCGTGCAAGGCAAGGAACAATTCCTTCAGCAATTTTTTAAAGGGATGCCGCTACTGCATTTCAACCTTTCCTGCCAAGAATTTACCAAAAACGTATTACCGAACTTTATCCGTGCCAAGGCCATTTCTGCAATTACGCGGCATCTTTCGGAAGGCGACAGGGTTATAGTAGTGACCGCTTCCGCGGAAAACTGGGTTCGCCCCTGGTGCGATAGCCTCGGTATCGAGTGTATCGGTACCCGCTTGCAATCGGAGAATGGAAAGCTTACCGGCTTAATAGAAGGAATAAATTGCAATGGCCAAGAAAAAGTAAACCGGATTCAGCAGTACGTGAACTTATCGGACTATAGTGCTATACATGCTTACGGCGATACCGCCGGGGATCACCCCATGCTACAGTTGGCCGGGAACGCGGTTTTCAAACCTTTCAGGGATTAA